A portion of the Leifsonia sp. EB41 genome contains these proteins:
- a CDS encoding branched-chain amino acid ABC transporter permease, translating to MLETLLLVHPVLDNSWINFDVGALVQNFWSATFDGLTFGAIYGLIAVGYTLVYGVLNLINFAHSEVFIVGAYGVVITLTSLGFGPSAPNLSPVAIIGDLLLALLVGMAASAFTAWVLERVAYRPLRKRNAPRLVFLITAIGASFTIQYLIFLIRGANAEPAVTMFIPTPIFDVFGTIVNSQQIIIVVASVILMIATDWFIRRTRTGRGIRAVAQDADTATLMGVNKERIIQITFITGGVLAGAAALFYVMLVPSGVIYNGGFVLGVKAFAAAVLGGIGNVRGALLGGLLLGVIGNYGQILLGDSQWTDVVAFVVLVLVLLIKPTGILGTSLGRSRA from the coding sequence ATGCTCGAAACCCTCCTCCTCGTCCATCCCGTCCTCGACAACTCCTGGATCAACTTCGACGTCGGCGCCCTCGTCCAGAACTTCTGGAGCGCCACCTTCGACGGCCTCACCTTCGGCGCCATCTACGGCCTGATCGCCGTCGGCTACACGCTGGTCTACGGCGTGCTCAACCTGATCAACTTCGCCCACTCCGAGGTGTTCATCGTCGGCGCGTACGGCGTCGTGATCACCCTGACCTCGCTCGGCTTCGGCCCGAGCGCCCCCAACCTGAGCCCGGTCGCGATCATCGGCGACCTCCTGCTCGCCCTCCTCGTCGGTATGGCGGCGTCCGCGTTCACCGCGTGGGTGCTCGAACGCGTCGCCTACAGACCGCTGCGAAAACGGAACGCGCCACGCCTCGTGTTCCTCATCACGGCGATCGGCGCCTCGTTCACGATCCAGTACCTGATCTTCCTGATCCGGGGCGCGAACGCGGAGCCGGCGGTGACGATGTTCATCCCGACGCCGATCTTCGACGTCTTCGGGACGATTGTGAACAGCCAGCAGATCATCATCGTCGTCGCCTCGGTGATCCTGATGATCGCCACCGACTGGTTCATCCGGCGCACCCGCACCGGCCGCGGCATCCGCGCCGTCGCGCAGGACGCCGACACCGCCACGCTGATGGGCGTCAACAAGGAGCGGATCATCCAGATCACGTTCATCACCGGCGGTGTCCTCGCCGGCGCCGCCGCGCTGTTCTACGTGATGCTGGTGCCCTCCGGCGTGATCTACAACGGCGGCTTCGTGCTCGGCGTCAAGGCGTTCGCGGCGGCCGTCCTCGGCGGCATCGGCAACGTGCGCGGCGCGCTGCTCGGCGGCCTGCTGCTCGGCGTGATCGGCAACTACGGCCAGATCCTGCTGGGCGACTCGCAGTGGACCGACGTCGTCGCGTTCGTCGTGCTGGTGCTGGTGCTGCTGATCAAGCCGACCGGCATCCTCGGCACCTCGCTCGGAAGGAGCCGCGCATGA
- a CDS encoding branched-chain amino acid ABC transporter permease, which yields MSTTEGPKVLPDGRSEQADDALEAGRAGRKKGPLQPLRDYWNGLPRAVQWAWLLIVVALAYALPYLNFFPLTTEPGNDWPLACFAMATYGLIAVGLNVVVGYAGLLDLGYVAFFAVGSYTAAMLTSPDSPFIKIPYLWTVPVAMAVTMTFGVILGVPTLRLRGDYLAIVTLGFGEIVRILATIIPAMKGQVGFQNVGHPPGETAKGIPIFSNSNGVPWYWLTVTIIIVILLLVGNLERSRVGRAWIAIREDEDAAEIMGVPTFKYKVWAFAIGAGVGGLSGALFAGQVGFVNNQKFDVQTSILFLAAVVLGGAGNKVGAMIGGAIVAYIPLRFTAIADYKYLIFGIALVLIMIFRSQGLFPARQKLLAYGRLAYRRVAQSAKGGAR from the coding sequence ATGAGCACGACGGAAGGTCCCAAGGTCCTGCCCGACGGCCGTTCGGAGCAGGCGGACGACGCCCTCGAAGCGGGACGCGCCGGCCGGAAGAAGGGTCCGCTGCAGCCGCTGCGCGACTACTGGAACGGCCTCCCGCGGGCCGTGCAGTGGGCGTGGCTGCTCATCGTGGTGGCCCTGGCGTACGCGCTGCCGTACCTGAACTTCTTCCCGCTCACCACCGAGCCGGGCAACGACTGGCCGCTCGCGTGCTTCGCGATGGCCACCTACGGCCTGATCGCGGTCGGCCTGAACGTGGTGGTCGGCTACGCCGGCCTCCTCGACCTCGGCTACGTCGCGTTCTTCGCCGTCGGGTCGTACACCGCGGCCATGCTCACCAGCCCCGACTCGCCGTTCATCAAGATCCCGTACCTGTGGACCGTGCCGGTCGCGATGGCGGTCACGATGACGTTCGGCGTCATCCTCGGCGTGCCGACGCTCCGCCTCCGCGGCGACTACCTGGCGATCGTCACGCTCGGCTTCGGTGAGATCGTGCGCATCCTCGCCACGATCATCCCGGCGATGAAGGGCCAGGTCGGCTTCCAGAACGTCGGCCACCCGCCGGGGGAGACCGCCAAGGGAATCCCGATCTTCTCCAACTCGAACGGCGTGCCCTGGTACTGGCTCACGGTGACGATCATCATCGTGATCCTGCTGCTGGTCGGCAACCTGGAGCGCAGCCGCGTGGGCCGCGCGTGGATCGCCATCCGCGAGGACGAGGACGCCGCCGAGATCATGGGCGTGCCTACCTTCAAATACAAGGTGTGGGCGTTCGCGATCGGCGCCGGCGTCGGCGGCCTCTCCGGCGCGCTGTTCGCCGGGCAGGTCGGCTTCGTCAACAACCAGAAGTTCGACGTCCAGACGTCGATCCTGTTCCTCGCGGCCGTCGTGCTCGGCGGCGCGGGCAACAAGGTCGGCGCGATGATCGGTGGCGCGATCGTGGCGTACATCCCGCTGCGGTTCACTGCGATCGCCGACTACAAGTACCTGATCTTCGGCATCGCGCTCGTGCTGATCATGATCTTCCGCTCGCAGGGCCTGTTCCCGGCGCGGCAGAAGCTCCTGGCGTACGGGCGGCTCGCGTACCGAAGAGTGGCGCAGAGCGCGAAGGGAGGCGCGCGATGA
- a CDS encoding ABC transporter ATP-binding protein has protein sequence MSDENTTAVPEEEPALGANEDELEAAGIDLDVAEAAAPDREIAVEVGENIVEVRNLTVKFGGLLALDDVSFDIRRGEILGLIGPNGAGKTTCFNAMTGVYKPTSGDVLLEGQSIKGQKQHRITRLGLARTFQNIRLFGEMTALENVVVGLDARHRTSVPGALLRLPRHTREEKSSIERGMALLEFVGIADHAADLSRSLPYGSQRRLEIARALATDPKVLCLDEPAAGFNPAEKEDLMDLIRTIRADGYTVLLIEHDMKLVMGVTDRIVVLEFGRKLADDVPQEIRNDPRVIAAYLGEPEDDVA, from the coding sequence ATGAGCGACGAGAACACGACGGCGGTCCCGGAGGAGGAGCCGGCCCTCGGCGCCAACGAGGACGAGCTGGAGGCGGCGGGCATCGACCTCGACGTCGCGGAGGCAGCGGCCCCCGACCGCGAGATCGCGGTCGAGGTCGGCGAGAACATCGTGGAGGTGCGCAACCTCACGGTGAAGTTCGGCGGCCTCCTCGCCCTCGACGACGTCTCGTTCGACATCCGCCGCGGCGAGATCCTCGGCCTGATCGGGCCGAACGGCGCGGGCAAGACCACGTGCTTCAACGCGATGACCGGCGTCTACAAGCCGACCAGCGGCGACGTGCTGCTGGAGGGCCAGTCGATCAAGGGCCAGAAGCAGCACAGGATCACCCGGCTGGGTCTGGCGCGCACCTTCCAGAACATCCGCCTGTTCGGCGAGATGACGGCGCTGGAGAACGTGGTCGTCGGCCTCGACGCGCGGCACCGCACGTCGGTGCCCGGCGCGCTGCTGCGGCTGCCGCGGCACACGCGGGAGGAGAAGTCCTCGATCGAGCGCGGCATGGCCCTGCTCGAGTTCGTGGGCATCGCCGACCACGCCGCCGACCTCTCCCGGTCGCTGCCCTACGGGTCGCAGCGCCGCCTGGAGATCGCGCGTGCCCTCGCCACCGACCCCAAGGTGCTCTGCCTGGACGAGCCGGCCGCCGGCTTCAACCCGGCGGAGAAGGAGGACCTGATGGACCTCATCCGGACCATCCGGGCCGACGGGTACACGGTCCTCCTCATCGAACACGACATGAAGCTGGTCATGGGCGTGACGGATCGCATCGTGGTGCTGGAGTTCGGCCGCAAGCTGGCCGACGACGTGCCCCAGGAGATCCGGAACGACCCGCGCGTGATCGCCGCCTACCTCGGGGAGCCCGAAGATGACGTTGCTTGA
- a CDS encoding ABC transporter ATP-binding protein, with product MLELKNISVSYGRIEAIHDMSFSVEEGEIVSLIGANGAGKSTTMKTISGILNPSTGSILFDGQDITKMKAHIRVVRGISQAPEGRGIFPGMTVMENLDMGAFGRKDRSNMGPDFDRVFSLFPRLAERKTQAGGTMSGGEQQMLAIGRALMSNPRLLLLDEPSMGLAPQFIRQIFSIITEINKQGTTVLLVEQNANQALARANRAFVLETGSITRSGTGRELLADPAIKEAYLGVG from the coding sequence TTGCTTGAACTGAAGAACATCAGCGTCTCGTACGGGCGCATCGAGGCGATCCACGACATGTCGTTCTCCGTGGAGGAGGGCGAGATCGTCAGCCTCATCGGCGCGAACGGCGCGGGCAAGTCGACCACGATGAAGACGATCTCGGGCATCCTGAACCCGTCGACGGGCTCCATCCTGTTCGACGGCCAGGACATCACCAAGATGAAGGCGCACATCCGCGTCGTCCGCGGCATCTCGCAGGCTCCGGAGGGCCGCGGGATCTTCCCGGGCATGACGGTGATGGAGAACCTCGACATGGGCGCGTTCGGCCGCAAGGACCGGTCCAACATGGGCCCGGACTTCGACCGGGTGTTCTCGCTGTTCCCGCGCCTGGCCGAGCGCAAGACGCAGGCCGGCGGCACGATGTCCGGCGGCGAGCAGCAGATGCTCGCCATCGGGCGCGCGCTGATGTCGAACCCGCGGCTGCTGCTGCTGGACGAGCCCTCGATGGGGCTGGCCCCGCAGTTCATCCGGCAGATCTTCTCGATCATCACGGAGATCAACAAGCAGGGAACCACTGTCCTGCTCGTGGAGCAGAACGCCAACCAGGCGCTGGCCCGCGCGAACCGCGCCTTCGTGCTGGAGACCGGCAGCATCACGCGCTCCGGCACCGGCCGCGAGCTGTTGGCCGACCCCGCCATCAAGGAGGCCTACCTCGGCGTCGGCTGA
- the smc gene encoding chromosome segregation protein SMC, with amino-acid sequence MYLKSLTLKGFKSFATATTFAFEPGVTCVVGPNGSGKSNVVDALAWVMGEQGAKTLRGGKMEDVIFAGTSTRGPLGRAEVQLTIDNTDGALPIEYTEVTISRTLFRNGGSEYAINGQSCRLLDVQELLSDSGLGREMHVIVGQGQLDAVLRATPEERRGFIEEAAGILKHRRRKEKTLRKLEAMQTNLTRLSDLAGEVRRQLKPLGHQAEIAREAQSIAAIVRDARARLLADDVVGLRRSLDDHTRTEASRHSEQIVLQEQLEQKQLRRTRLEQAQIGDAVDVARSTAFALEQAQDRLRSLYSLATQRVALLGSQAETTADGPRVSPQMVQDAADEVERLRAAVVEAEAAWQAAQSATRAARGRLDSVDDEIAAQGALVSKHDLEISKLNGQAEAAAQRLAAVRGEVLRQQNALDAATERREKAQAEFAAREAEAAATDLGEGALDEAYELAQADVFEAEGLIETLRDDLHALERERDALAARTSALSLALDQKDGSAALVAARLPGVRGLVAEHIRVHPGNEAAIAAALGTLADAVLAESRDTAFDAVAHAAADDLGRVEVIVADATAPAVDLTGVAGVVPAQSVVEAPSGVLGLLAFTAIAEDVESARAAADAFRARKLGGPVTLITRTGEVLTDFVLRGGSGATQSRIELIADRDAAEDRLGEVTSLIDRARFALAEQRGVLQVAKEQSQTALTALREFDSQLAAQTEGLNRVKVQFEASVAESDRLSRALEQAAERVAEAESAAETAKSELEVARSRPRPILDVSARDALSVELDAARETEVEARLAVETAKERVRAEQARGEALARQLDAERAAAEEAARRAVIRRRQLEAAQGVVDVLPAVLASADRSVSQARLELAAAEAQRASQNEELATVRREEAALRERLHGITESVHGLELQIYEKKLHLSSLLERAGSELGLVEDVLVAEYGPDVPVPPDTRDEDGARDEDDTREEQADGEDPEERPGTPYVREQQQKRLASAERKLGQLGRVNPLALEEFAALEQRHKFLTEQLTDLTNTRKDLVTIIEEIDEKMQTIFESAFADTEAAFERVFPILFPGGSGHISLTNPDDLLTTGIEVSVKPAGKKIERLSLLSGGERSLAAVALLIAIFKARPSPFYIMDEVEAALDDANLGRLLTIFEDLRENSQLIVITHQKRTMEIADALYGVSMRQDGVSAVVGQRVVQEKASA; translated from the coding sequence GTGTATCTGAAGAGTCTGACGCTCAAGGGCTTCAAGTCGTTCGCAACGGCGACGACTTTCGCCTTCGAGCCGGGCGTCACCTGCGTCGTCGGGCCGAACGGCTCCGGCAAGTCGAACGTGGTCGACGCCCTTGCCTGGGTGATGGGCGAGCAGGGCGCCAAGACGCTTCGCGGCGGCAAGATGGAGGACGTCATCTTCGCCGGGACCTCCACCCGCGGCCCGCTCGGCCGCGCCGAGGTGCAGCTCACGATCGACAACACCGACGGCGCCCTGCCGATCGAGTACACCGAGGTCACCATCTCTCGCACGCTATTCCGCAACGGCGGCAGCGAGTACGCCATCAACGGCCAGTCCTGCCGGCTGCTCGACGTGCAGGAGCTGCTCAGCGACTCCGGCCTCGGCCGCGAGATGCACGTCATCGTCGGCCAGGGCCAGCTCGACGCCGTGCTGCGCGCCACCCCGGAGGAGCGCCGCGGCTTCATCGAGGAGGCCGCCGGCATCCTCAAGCACCGTCGCCGCAAGGAGAAGACCCTCCGCAAGCTGGAGGCCATGCAGACCAACCTCACCCGGCTGAGCGACCTCGCCGGGGAGGTGCGGCGGCAGCTCAAGCCGCTCGGCCACCAGGCCGAGATCGCGCGCGAGGCGCAGTCCATCGCCGCCATCGTCCGCGACGCCCGCGCGCGCCTGCTGGCCGACGACGTGGTCGGGCTGCGTCGTTCGCTCGACGACCACACCCGCACGGAGGCCTCGCGTCACAGCGAGCAGATCGTCCTGCAGGAGCAGCTCGAGCAGAAGCAGCTCCGCCGCACCCGCCTGGAGCAGGCCCAGATCGGCGACGCCGTCGACGTCGCGCGCAGCACAGCCTTCGCGCTGGAGCAGGCTCAGGACCGCCTGCGCAGTCTCTACTCGCTCGCGACCCAGCGGGTCGCCCTCCTCGGCAGCCAGGCCGAGACCACAGCCGACGGACCGCGCGTCAGCCCGCAGATGGTGCAGGACGCCGCCGACGAGGTCGAGCGGCTGCGTGCCGCCGTCGTGGAGGCCGAAGCGGCCTGGCAGGCGGCGCAGTCCGCGACCCGTGCCGCGCGCGGCCGGCTGGACTCGGTGGACGACGAGATCGCGGCGCAGGGCGCGCTCGTCTCCAAGCACGACCTGGAGATCAGCAAGCTGAACGGCCAGGCCGAGGCCGCCGCCCAGCGCCTCGCGGCCGTGCGCGGAGAGGTCCTCCGCCAGCAGAACGCACTCGACGCCGCCACCGAGCGCCGCGAGAAGGCACAGGCCGAGTTCGCCGCGCGGGAGGCCGAGGCCGCCGCCACGGACCTCGGCGAGGGCGCCCTGGACGAGGCCTACGAACTCGCCCAGGCCGACGTCTTCGAGGCGGAGGGGCTCATCGAGACCCTGCGCGACGACCTCCACGCACTGGAGCGCGAGCGCGACGCCCTCGCGGCCCGCACCTCCGCGCTGTCGCTCGCCCTCGACCAGAAGGACGGGTCGGCAGCGCTCGTCGCCGCGCGCCTCCCCGGCGTCCGCGGCCTCGTCGCCGAGCACATCCGTGTCCATCCCGGCAACGAGGCGGCCATCGCCGCCGCCCTCGGCACGCTGGCCGACGCGGTGCTCGCCGAGAGCAGGGACACCGCCTTCGACGCGGTCGCCCATGCCGCCGCCGACGACCTCGGCCGGGTGGAGGTCATCGTCGCCGACGCCACGGCTCCAGCGGTCGACCTGACCGGCGTCGCCGGAGTCGTCCCCGCTCAGTCGGTCGTGGAGGCGCCGAGCGGCGTGCTCGGCCTGCTTGCGTTCACCGCCATCGCGGAGGACGTGGAGTCAGCGCGCGCCGCGGCCGACGCGTTCCGCGCGCGGAAGCTCGGCGGCCCCGTCACCCTGATCACCCGCACCGGAGAAGTGCTCACCGACTTCGTCCTGCGCGGCGGCTCCGGCGCCACGCAGAGCCGCATCGAGCTGATCGCGGACCGTGACGCCGCGGAGGACCGCCTCGGCGAGGTCACCTCCCTGATCGACCGCGCTCGGTTCGCGCTGGCCGAGCAGCGCGGTGTCCTCCAGGTCGCCAAGGAGCAATCCCAGACCGCGCTCACCGCTCTGCGCGAGTTCGACTCCCAGCTCGCCGCCCAGACCGAGGGGCTGAACCGGGTCAAGGTGCAGTTCGAGGCCTCCGTGGCGGAGTCCGACCGGCTGAGCCGCGCGCTGGAGCAGGCCGCCGAGCGCGTCGCCGAGGCAGAGTCCGCGGCGGAGACCGCGAAGTCGGAGCTGGAGGTCGCACGCTCGCGGCCGCGGCCGATCCTCGACGTCTCCGCACGAGACGCGCTCTCCGTCGAACTGGACGCCGCCCGCGAGACGGAGGTCGAGGCGCGCCTGGCAGTCGAGACCGCGAAGGAGCGCGTCCGTGCGGAGCAGGCCAGAGGAGAGGCACTCGCCCGGCAGCTAGACGCCGAGCGCGCCGCTGCGGAGGAGGCCGCGCGCCGTGCCGTCATCCGCCGCCGGCAGCTCGAGGCGGCGCAGGGGGTCGTGGACGTCCTGCCCGCGGTGCTCGCCTCCGCCGACCGCTCGGTGTCGCAGGCGCGGCTGGAGCTCGCCGCCGCCGAGGCGCAGCGTGCGAGCCAGAACGAGGAGCTCGCGACCGTGCGCCGCGAGGAGGCCGCCCTGCGCGAGCGCCTGCACGGCATCACCGAGTCGGTGCACGGCCTGGAGCTGCAGATCTACGAGAAGAAGCTGCACCTGTCGAGCCTCCTGGAGCGGGCGGGCAGCGAGCTCGGCCTGGTCGAGGACGTACTCGTGGCCGAGTACGGGCCGGACGTGCCGGTGCCGCCCGACACCCGAGACGAGGACGGCGCCCGCGACGAGGACGACACGCGCGAGGAGCAGGCCGACGGCGAGGATCCCGAAGAGCGCCCTGGCACCCCCTACGTCCGCGAGCAGCAGCAGAAGCGCCTCGCCTCCGCCGAGCGCAAGCTCGGCCAGCTCGGCCGGGTCAACCCGCTCGCGCTGGAGGAGTTCGCGGCCCTGGAGCAGCGGCACAAGTTCCTCACCGAGCAGCTCACCGACCTCACCAACACCCGCAAGGACCTCGTGACGATCATCGAGGAGATCGACGAGAAGATGCAGACCATCTTCGAGTCGGCCTTCGCGGACACCGAGGCCGCCTTCGAGCGGGTGTTCCCGATCCTGTTCCCCGGCGGCTCCGGCCACATCTCGCTGACCAACCCGGACGACCTCCTCACCACGGGCATCGAGGTGTCGGTCAAGCCGGCCGGAAAGAAGATCGAGCGGCTCTCGCTGCTGTCCGGCGGCGAGCGGTCGCTGGCCGCGGTGGCGCTGCTGATCGCGATCTTCAAGGCCCGCCCCAGCCCGTTCTACATCATGGACGAGGTGGAGGCCGCGCTCGACGACGCCAACCTGGGTCGCCTGCTGACGATCTTCGAGGACCTCCGCGAGAACAGCCAACTCATCGTGATCACGCACCAGAAGCGCACGATGGAGATCGCCGACGCCCTCTACGGCGTCTCGATGCGCCAGGACGGCGTCTCGGCGGTCGTCGGCCAGCGCGTCGTGCAGGAGAAGGCGTCGGCCTAG
- a CDS encoding CHAD domain-containing protein gives MFSLVAVSAELAEQLVAIDEDGEDAVHQARIRVRRLRSVLRVYRAAFESHAALGMRLRLEALGDRLGAVRDLEVKATTLEDLLEADDEPELVDAVSAQAAETRAAHGEALAALLRFLHGPKVRALLADLQMFAAEPPLSAKGRKDPSRVTERGLEKSVAKVHLPRGDSLEERHATRKAARKVRYAAEAVADELGRSAVRLAAAAKAVQDALGDNRDDLLLAHELREQGHVGLAMRCERRAADALDGIDGKLAAIVFEGADG, from the coding sequence ATGTTCTCCCTGGTGGCGGTGTCGGCGGAGCTCGCCGAGCAGCTCGTCGCGATCGACGAGGACGGGGAGGACGCCGTCCATCAAGCCCGCATCCGGGTCCGCAGGCTGCGCAGCGTCCTGCGGGTCTACCGGGCCGCTTTCGAGTCGCATGCCGCTCTCGGCATGCGACTGCGACTGGAGGCGCTGGGCGACCGGCTCGGCGCTGTGCGCGACCTGGAGGTCAAGGCGACGACGCTGGAGGACCTCCTGGAGGCCGACGACGAGCCCGAGCTCGTCGACGCCGTCTCGGCGCAGGCCGCGGAGACCCGCGCCGCCCACGGGGAGGCGCTGGCGGCGCTGCTCCGCTTCCTCCACGGCCCGAAGGTCCGTGCGCTGCTGGCCGACCTCCAGATGTTCGCCGCGGAGCCGCCGCTCTCGGCGAAAGGACGGAAGGACCCCTCCCGCGTCACCGAGCGCGGGCTGGAGAAGTCGGTGGCGAAGGTGCACCTGCCGCGCGGCGACAGCCTGGAGGAACGGCACGCCACCCGCAAGGCCGCGCGGAAGGTCCGGTACGCGGCAGAGGCCGTCGCGGACGAGCTCGGCCGCTCGGCCGTCCGCCTCGCCGCAGCGGCGAAAGCCGTACAGGACGCCCTCGGCGACAACCGCGACGACCTCCTGCTGGCCCACGAGCTGCGCGAGCAGGGCCACGTCGGCCTCGCCATGCGCTGCGAGCGGCGCGCGGCGGACGCCCTCGACGGGATCGACGGCAAGCTCGCGGCGATCGTGTTCGAGGGAGCTGACGGCTAG
- the ftsY gene encoding signal recognition particle-docking protein FtsY: MADRTPWSLSGALRGMFARKTIDDSTWDDLETALITADFGPDVTEAVVDDLRAKVERYHTTDPADLQRMLRETMEERLSRLDTTLKLSERPAIVLVVGVNGVGKTTTIGKFAKFLRTYDRSVVVGAADTFRAAAVEQLATWAERAGAEIVRPQQQGQDPASVAFQTVEKAKRDGTEIVIIDTAGRLQTKGGLMDELSKIKRVVEKQAPIAEVLLVLDATTGQNGLAQAEAFLEHAGVTGLVLTKLDGSAKGGFVLAVQERTGLPIKLIGQGEGINDLTGFTPHVFAQQLVG; this comes from the coding sequence ATGGCAGACCGCACCCCCTGGTCCTTGTCTGGCGCCCTCCGCGGGATGTTCGCCAGGAAGACCATCGACGACTCCACCTGGGACGATCTGGAGACGGCGCTCATCACAGCGGACTTCGGTCCGGACGTCACCGAGGCGGTCGTCGACGATCTGCGCGCCAAGGTCGAGCGCTACCACACCACCGACCCGGCCGACCTCCAGCGCATGCTGCGCGAGACGATGGAGGAGCGGCTCTCCAGGCTCGACACCACCCTCAAGCTGAGCGAGCGGCCCGCGATCGTCCTGGTCGTCGGCGTGAACGGCGTCGGCAAGACCACGACGATCGGCAAGTTCGCCAAGTTCCTGCGCACCTACGACCGCTCGGTCGTCGTCGGCGCGGCGGACACCTTCCGCGCCGCTGCGGTCGAGCAGCTCGCCACCTGGGCCGAGCGCGCCGGGGCCGAGATCGTCCGCCCGCAGCAGCAGGGCCAGGACCCGGCGTCCGTGGCGTTCCAGACGGTCGAGAAGGCCAAGCGAGACGGCACCGAGATCGTCATCATCGACACCGCGGGCCGGCTGCAGACCAAGGGCGGCCTGATGGACGAGCTGTCCAAGATCAAGCGCGTGGTCGAGAAGCAGGCGCCCATCGCGGAGGTGCTCCTGGTGCTCGACGCGACCACCGGCCAGAACGGCCTGGCGCAGGCCGAGGCGTTCCTGGAGCACGCCGGGGTGACCGGCCTCGTGCTCACCAAGCTCGACGGCTCGGCGAAGGGCGGCTTCGTGCTCGCCGTGCAGGAGCGCACCGGCCTCCCGATCAAGCTCATCGGCCAGGGCGAGGGCATCAACGACCTGACCGGCTTCACCCCGCACGTCTTCGCGCAGCAGCTCGTCGGATAG
- a CDS encoding DUF2004 domain-containing protein, with translation MAIEHDYFGVIDETASGGLAWNDTVDLADQAVEVELRADDERAVGEFALDSAAALIQAMEGFDNRARDALIAELSSQQSATTSYIDDHVDKLGESLLDLLVYNSGDIAMDVLRSLQLLAVRVQADQAGEDEAFATFDYSISPDETDAILTVSFDVRGDVVAVDTQG, from the coding sequence ATGGCCATCGAGCACGACTACTTCGGCGTCATCGACGAGACGGCCTCCGGCGGCCTCGCCTGGAACGACACGGTCGACCTCGCCGACCAGGCGGTGGAGGTCGAGCTGCGCGCCGACGACGAGCGCGCGGTGGGGGAGTTCGCGCTCGACTCCGCGGCGGCGCTCATCCAGGCGATGGAAGGCTTCGACAACCGGGCGAGGGACGCGCTCATCGCCGAGCTGAGCTCGCAGCAGTCGGCGACGACGAGCTACATCGACGATCACGTGGACAAGCTGGGGGAGTCGCTGCTCGACCTTCTGGTCTACAACTCGGGGGACATCGCGATGGACGTGCTGCGCTCGCTCCAGCTCCTGGCCGTGAGGGTGCAGGCCGACCAGGCCGGCGAGGACGAGGCCTTCGCGACGTTCGACTACTCGATCAGCCCGGACGAGACGGACGCGATCCTCACGGTGTCGTTCGATGTGCGCGGCGACGTGGTCGCGGTCGACACCCAGGGCTGA